The Vibrio chagasii genome includes a region encoding these proteins:
- a CDS encoding S8 family peptidase yields MLKKVLSCCIAATFGIYSASSLAQGSALNSTENLQQPIAPLMLASSDDAITDRYIVVLKQPQMLMNDAAGLQQFTQQTVGQMANSFSIKTDDVFDSSIIGFVANLDALQLKQLRRDSRVEYIEQDQILSIDPVASNEAVQSNAIWGLDRIDQRSLPLDRNYNANFDGSGVTAYVIDTGVNNNHEEFGGRSVSGYDFVDNDADSSDCNGHGTHVAGTIGGSQYGVAKNVDIVGVRVLSCSGSGTTSGVISGVDWVAQNASGPSVANMSLGGGRSTALDSAVQGAIQSGVSFMLAAGNSNADACNTSPARVPSGVTVGSTTSSDSRSSFSNWGSCVDLFAPGSQIKSAWYDGGYKTISGTSMATPHVAGVAALYLQENNGLTPLQLAGLLNSRASENKVSDTRGTTNKLLYSLTDSGCEPDCGGPTPGPDPDGKLVSGVPVNGLSGSRGQKDYFYMDLEQGQQLTVVTIGGTGDADLYLRFGDKPTLSTWDCRPYRSGNSETCTVNVTQSGRYHVMLNAYSAYSGLTLQANF; encoded by the coding sequence ATGTTAAAGAAAGTATTAAGTTGTTGTATTGCAGCCACATTTGGTATTTATTCTGCATCAAGTTTGGCTCAAGGTTCGGCTTTAAATTCAACTGAAAACTTACAACAACCTATTGCTCCACTGATGTTGGCTTCATCAGATGATGCGATCACTGATCGTTATATTGTTGTATTGAAACAACCGCAGATGCTAATGAATGACGCGGCTGGATTACAGCAGTTCACTCAACAAACGGTAGGCCAGATGGCCAATTCGTTTTCAATCAAAACAGACGATGTTTTTGATAGCTCCATTATTGGCTTTGTGGCAAATCTAGACGCACTTCAATTAAAGCAACTCAGACGTGATTCTCGCGTTGAATATATAGAACAAGACCAAATACTCAGTATCGATCCTGTTGCTTCAAATGAAGCCGTTCAAAGTAACGCGATTTGGGGGCTAGACCGAATAGATCAAAGAAGTCTTCCTTTGGATCGAAACTATAATGCCAATTTTGATGGCTCTGGTGTAACAGCATACGTGATTGATACGGGCGTTAATAATAATCATGAGGAATTCGGCGGGCGCTCGGTTTCTGGCTATGATTTCGTGGATAATGATGCTGATTCGAGTGACTGTAATGGGCATGGTACCCACGTTGCAGGAACGATTGGCGGTAGCCAGTACGGTGTGGCTAAAAATGTCGATATTGTTGGGGTAAGAGTACTTAGCTGTTCGGGCTCAGGAACCACATCTGGCGTAATATCTGGTGTGGACTGGGTTGCTCAAAATGCATCAGGGCCTTCAGTCGCAAATATGAGCTTAGGTGGCGGTCGTTCAACCGCATTGGATAGTGCGGTACAAGGCGCAATTCAATCTGGAGTGAGCTTTATGTTGGCAGCGGGTAACTCAAATGCCGATGCGTGTAATACATCACCAGCTCGTGTACCAAGTGGTGTGACGGTGGGCTCAACAACCAGCTCTGATTCACGTTCAAGTTTCTCGAACTGGGGCAGCTGTGTTGATCTATTCGCACCGGGATCTCAAATTAAGTCTGCTTGGTATGATGGCGGCTATAAAACGATTAGTGGAACTTCCATGGCGACGCCACATGTTGCCGGCGTTGCAGCCTTGTACTTACAGGAAAACAACGGCTTAACACCGCTTCAACTCGCAGGGTTACTGAACTCAAGAGCCTCGGAGAATAAGGTTTCTGACACAAGAGGAACCACCAATAAACTGCTGTATAGTTTGACTGATAGTGGTTGTGAACCGGATTGCGGTGGTCCAACACCTGGACCAGATCCAGATGGAAAACTAGTCTCTGGCGTGCCGGTTAATGGACTGAGTGGCAGTCGAGGACAAAAGGACTACTTCTACATGGACTTGGAACAGGGTCAACAGCTGACAGTGGTCACCATTGGTGGCACAGGCGATGCGGATCTGTATCTACGTTTCGGGGATAAACCAACGCTTAGTACGTGGGACTGCCGACCTTACCGATCGGGCAACAGCGAGACTTGTACGGTGAATGTCACCCAAAGCGGCAGATATCACGTGATGTTGAATGCATACTCGGCGTACAGTGGTTTGACGCTTCAAGCAAACTTTTAA
- a CDS encoding TauD/TfdA dioxygenase family protein — translation MLKIEPITPHIGARIHGLNLSDCSESELDDVYKALVTYQVIFLDEQSLSPEQHLALAKRFGDLEPAHPFFPSVEQVPQVSVIETTRGNAPMESYWHTDLTWRELPSKASLLHAQHVPDIGGDTIWCSMTAVFDSLDESMKDKLRGLSATHSLVAFEGIESDQIELDWHKSLLKTAQENPPVVHPLVQVHPETGKETLYINEQFTRYINELEREESDSLLSQLFEIARRPEYQVRFKWNKGSMAIWDNRVTQHYAVIDYGDTPRKMHRVTVT, via the coding sequence ATGTTGAAAATTGAACCCATTACACCTCACATTGGCGCTCGTATTCATGGATTAAATCTTTCGGATTGTAGTGAGAGTGAACTCGATGATGTGTACAAAGCACTTGTTACTTATCAAGTCATTTTCTTGGATGAACAAAGCCTCTCGCCTGAACAACACTTAGCACTTGCAAAACGGTTTGGAGATCTCGAACCCGCTCATCCTTTCTTTCCGAGTGTAGAACAAGTTCCGCAAGTCAGTGTGATAGAAACTACTCGAGGTAATGCGCCAATGGAGAGTTATTGGCATACCGACTTAACGTGGCGGGAGCTGCCATCTAAAGCCTCTCTATTACATGCTCAACATGTACCGGATATCGGTGGCGACACGATTTGGTGTTCAATGACCGCAGTGTTTGATTCATTAGATGAAAGCATGAAAGACAAGCTAAGGGGCTTATCGGCAACGCATTCTTTAGTCGCATTTGAGGGTATTGAATCGGACCAAATCGAGCTAGATTGGCATAAGTCGCTGCTGAAAACTGCGCAAGAAAACCCGCCGGTGGTACATCCCTTAGTGCAAGTTCATCCAGAAACGGGCAAAGAGACGTTATATATCAACGAGCAATTTACCCGTTACATCAATGAGCTTGAGCGTGAAGAAAGTGATTCATTACTTAGCCAGTTGTTTGAAATTGCACGACGACCAGAATATCAAGTGCGTTTTAAATGGAACAAGGGCTCAATGGCGATATGGGACAACAGGGTCACTCAGCATTATGCCGTTATTGATTATGGTGATACTCCACGAAAAATGCACCGGGTAACAGTCACCTAA
- a CDS encoding IS4 family transposase, with amino-acid sequence MSIQNYFVDFLEENPVDVAQLTTFSEHIPDEWVVKAASLSDKATIRRRRLPSDMVLWLIVGMAFFRNEPIAEVARRMNVCADGLADEELLAKSALTQARQRLGSAAPEWLFKQCGRTWGLERYRDDTWQGLQVFAVDGALFRTADTPELREHFGSGNTSSSRQTPHPMLRVVTMMNVRSHVIVDAAISPYRRGEIPLAMPFIDSLPDNSVTLLDKGFYGADLLLSLQNSGINRHWLIPARKGLKYTLLDEEESNDMLIEMNVSPQALKKNPSLPEKWQVRAVTYEVQGKQKTVFTSLPRADYDAKAVAELYHERWEIELGYRDIKSSMQHNALVLRSKTVNLVYQELWGLLLGYNLVRREASQAAVEHGRMPNEISFKYACQFIASQLKVMSKAISPGNTPKRLKSLRGDLSVLFIDKRPKPNRPRAVKISKTRYPINRKAAPLK; translated from the coding sequence ATGTCTATCCAAAACTATTTTGTCGATTTCCTCGAAGAAAATCCTGTTGATGTAGCTCAACTCACCACTTTCTCTGAACATATCCCAGATGAATGGGTTGTTAAGGCAGCTAGTCTTTCTGATAAAGCGACTATTCGCCGACGTCGACTACCAAGTGACATGGTCTTGTGGTTAATTGTCGGCATGGCCTTCTTCCGTAATGAACCAATTGCCGAAGTCGCACGAAGAATGAATGTCTGTGCGGATGGCTTGGCTGATGAAGAGTTATTAGCAAAAAGTGCTTTAACCCAGGCAAGACAACGTTTAGGCAGTGCTGCACCAGAGTGGTTGTTTAAACAATGTGGGCGAACGTGGGGTCTTGAACGATACCGTGATGATACGTGGCAAGGATTACAAGTTTTTGCTGTAGACGGTGCTCTTTTTCGCACCGCGGATACGCCCGAACTTAGAGAGCACTTTGGCTCGGGTAATACCTCGAGTAGCAGGCAGACACCACATCCAATGCTAAGAGTTGTGACTATGATGAATGTCCGTTCTCATGTCATCGTTGACGCTGCCATAAGCCCTTATCGGCGTGGTGAAATCCCACTTGCTATGCCCTTCATCGACTCTTTACCAGATAACTCTGTGACGTTACTAGATAAAGGTTTTTACGGTGCAGACTTACTTCTCTCTCTTCAAAATAGCGGTATTAATAGACATTGGTTGATACCAGCAAGGAAAGGGTTGAAATACACACTTTTAGATGAAGAAGAAAGCAATGATATGCTCATCGAAATGAACGTCTCACCGCAAGCTCTCAAAAAGAACCCTAGTTTACCTGAAAAATGGCAAGTCAGAGCGGTGACCTATGAAGTACAAGGTAAGCAGAAAACTGTTTTTACATCCCTTCCAAGAGCAGACTACGACGCGAAAGCGGTAGCCGAACTTTATCATGAACGTTGGGAAATCGAATTAGGTTATCGTGATATCAAAAGCTCAATGCAACACAATGCCTTAGTATTACGCAGTAAAACAGTAAACCTTGTTTATCAAGAACTCTGGGGGCTGTTGCTTGGTTATAATTTGGTAAGACGTGAAGCAAGTCAGGCAGCAGTTGAACATGGAAGAATGCCGAATGAAATTAGCTTTAAATACGCTTGTCAGTTTATAGCGAGCCAACTGAAGGTGATGAGTAAAGCGATATCGCCAGGCAATACACCTAAGCGTTTAAAGAGTCTAAGGGGAGACTTATCAGTCCTCTTTATAGACAAACGCCCTAAGCCTAATCGGCCTAGGGCGGTAAAAATATCAAAGACTCGCTACCCAATTAATCGCAAAGCAGCTCCGCTTAAGTGA
- the cqsA gene encoding alpha-hydroxyketone-type quorum-sensing autoinducer synthase encodes MSDKTKNKPLPSFIEERLNHYIEDLITQNESQTHLVLGKRPRRNSVVMQSNDYLALSHNKQIQQAHQQAIAEHDDNIVMSAIFLQDEDSKPAFENELANYVGMESCLLSQSGWAANIGLLQTICPPQTPVYIDFFAHMSLWEGIRSAGASAHPFMHNNMNHLRKQLERYGSGVIIVDSVYSTIGTIAPLRDIYEMAQEFDCALVVDESHSLGTHGTKGAGLVEALGLTNQVDFITVSLAKTFAYRAGAILGPKQLSETLPFVAYPAIFSSTVLPQEVARLEKTLAVIKSSDDKREVLFERAKSLTTGLKQIGFNIRSESQIIALECGSERNTERVRDFLEERDVFGAVFCRPATGKNKNIIRFSVNADITPRDIDHVLTVCHQAYHHPELEFV; translated from the coding sequence ATGAGTGATAAAACCAAAAATAAACCACTACCTTCCTTTATTGAAGAACGCTTAAACCATTACATTGAAGATCTCATTACCCAGAACGAAAGCCAAACACACTTAGTTCTGGGTAAACGTCCTAGGCGCAATTCAGTTGTGATGCAAAGCAATGATTACCTCGCGCTATCGCACAACAAACAGATTCAACAAGCCCACCAGCAAGCAATTGCTGAACATGATGACAACATCGTCATGTCGGCGATTTTCTTACAAGACGAGGATTCAAAACCCGCCTTTGAAAATGAGCTCGCGAACTACGTAGGTATGGAAAGCTGCTTGCTGTCTCAGTCTGGCTGGGCGGCGAACATCGGCTTACTGCAAACCATCTGCCCACCACAAACTCCTGTGTATATTGATTTCTTTGCCCACATGTCTTTATGGGAAGGTATTCGATCCGCAGGTGCGAGCGCGCATCCGTTCATGCATAACAATATGAACCATCTGCGCAAGCAGCTTGAGCGCTATGGCTCTGGCGTCATTATTGTAGATTCGGTCTATAGCACCATTGGCACGATTGCCCCACTCCGCGACATCTACGAAATGGCGCAAGAGTTTGATTGTGCACTCGTGGTTGATGAATCGCATTCTCTGGGGACTCATGGCACCAAAGGTGCTGGCCTCGTTGAAGCACTTGGGCTCACTAACCAAGTCGATTTCATTACTGTAAGCTTGGCCAAAACTTTTGCATACCGTGCTGGCGCGATCTTAGGCCCCAAACAATTGTCTGAGACACTGCCCTTTGTCGCCTATCCTGCGATTTTTAGCTCGACCGTATTGCCACAAGAAGTCGCTCGCTTAGAGAAAACCTTGGCGGTCATTAAAAGTTCTGACGATAAGCGCGAAGTCTTATTCGAACGTGCTAAATCACTCACTACGGGACTTAAACAGATTGGCTTTAACATCCGCAGTGAATCTCAGATCATCGCTTTAGAGTGTGGTAGCGAGAGAAATACTGAACGAGTGCGTGATTTCTTAGAGGAGCGAGATGTGTTCGGTGCGGTATTTTGTCGCCCAGCGACTGGCAAGAACAAAAACATCATCCGCTTCTCTGTGAATGCAGACATAACACCAAGAGATATCGATCATGTGCTCACGGTTTGTCACCAGGCATATCATCATCCAGAGCTGGAGTTCGTATAA
- a CDS encoding ABC-F family ATP-binding cassette domain-containing protein, protein MTTLISTSSISYDLTSYRLFDGLSFTIKKGDRIGLIGSNGCGKSTLLRLLNKDLPDFVGNVSFASNAVVALIEQHLPKRLLSLSMLDAVTDNLPLNMQQTEQWRAQITLSNLGFDESYWNQPVGTLSGGQYARVLVARALILEPDVLLLDEPSNHLDLPTLLWLEQFLKDWRGTFVMVSHDQRLLDHVTDSTWVLRDKRILSFSQKCTEARKALEDKDRTDAERQQAEKKEIDRIEKSAHRLAIWGRDFDNEGLSRKAKSMEKRAEGLRSTMTRLDSVEPWTLSLSGESMKANRLLELSEVPISAADDQAPLFEVLFQQIKSGDRVAVLGKNGAGKSSLLKVLWANYQACQLGDNDYFHPNAEVGYYDQSLHQLRDDHSLLDSLYSFYPVSQEARKMALISAGFSYERHEQKIAELSGGERSRLLFVGLSLAKYHFLLLDEPTNHLDIEGKEELANCLTQFEGGLLLVSHDRELIEKSCNRFWYINEGQLVEMTYLDAVYEAMSVSHQGHNVEPCSASIQSNSKACVDSGSELLKTDEQISQNDEECLLERLLELEELLSKDQARKAKHQKPDLQMKWQQEIVRINAMLGLN, encoded by the coding sequence ATGACTACATTAATATCTACATCATCCATTTCTTACGATCTAACATCATACCGCCTATTTGATGGGCTTTCCTTTACCATTAAAAAAGGCGACCGCATTGGCCTTATCGGCAGTAATGGCTGTGGAAAAAGTACTTTATTACGTCTGTTAAACAAAGATTTACCTGACTTTGTGGGGAATGTTTCCTTTGCTTCGAATGCTGTAGTTGCTTTGATTGAGCAACACCTACCCAAGCGACTGTTGAGCCTCTCAATGCTTGATGCTGTGACCGATAACCTTCCTTTAAACATGCAGCAAACAGAACAATGGCGAGCGCAAATTACTCTTTCTAATTTAGGGTTTGATGAAAGCTATTGGAACCAGCCTGTAGGCACTTTAAGTGGTGGTCAATACGCGCGAGTGTTAGTCGCGAGAGCATTGATTCTTGAGCCAGATGTCCTGTTGCTAGATGAACCAAGTAACCACTTAGATCTACCGACGTTACTTTGGTTAGAGCAGTTTCTGAAAGATTGGAGAGGGACGTTTGTCATGGTTTCGCATGATCAACGATTACTCGACCACGTCACCGATTCTACTTGGGTGTTACGTGACAAAAGGATACTTAGCTTTAGCCAAAAATGCACCGAAGCTAGAAAAGCACTGGAAGATAAAGATCGAACGGATGCTGAAAGGCAACAAGCAGAAAAGAAAGAGATCGACCGCATCGAAAAGAGCGCTCATCGTTTAGCGATTTGGGGGCGTGACTTTGACAATGAAGGTCTGTCACGAAAAGCAAAAAGCATGGAAAAGCGAGCCGAAGGGTTACGCTCGACCATGACTCGTTTAGACTCCGTTGAACCATGGACACTAAGTTTGTCCGGTGAATCCATGAAGGCCAATCGACTACTTGAATTGTCGGAGGTGCCAATTAGTGCCGCTGATGACCAAGCGCCACTGTTTGAAGTGCTGTTCCAACAGATAAAGAGCGGTGACCGTGTTGCTGTGCTAGGCAAAAATGGGGCGGGTAAGTCATCGCTTCTGAAAGTACTGTGGGCGAATTATCAGGCGTGTCAACTTGGAGATAATGATTATTTTCACCCCAATGCTGAAGTCGGGTACTACGATCAAAGCTTGCACCAATTACGTGATGACCATTCACTACTGGATTCACTTTACTCATTTTATCCTGTGTCTCAGGAAGCTAGAAAAATGGCTTTGATTAGCGCGGGTTTTTCCTACGAAAGACACGAGCAAAAGATCGCTGAGCTGAGTGGTGGAGAGCGTTCTCGACTGCTGTTCGTTGGGCTATCGCTAGCGAAGTATCACTTCCTGTTGTTGGATGAGCCCACTAACCACCTTGATATTGAAGGCAAAGAAGAGCTGGCGAATTGCTTAACACAATTCGAAGGGGGGCTACTGTTGGTTAGTCATGATCGAGAGTTGATCGAAAAATCATGCAATCGATTCTGGTATATCAATGAAGGTCAACTTGTGGAAATGACTTACTTAGATGCGGTGTATGAGGCGATGTCTGTCAGCCATCAAGGTCATAACGTGGAACCTTGCTCTGCGTCGATTCAGTCTAACTCTAAAGCCTGTGTCGATTCAGGTTCTGAGCTGCTTAAAACAGATGAGCAGATTTCGCAAAATGATGAAGAGTGCCTTTTAGAAAGGCTATTAGAGCTCGAAGAATTACTCAGTAAGGATCAAGCTCGTAAAGCAAAGCATCAGAAGCCTGATCTGCAAATGAAATGGCAACAAGAAATAGTTCGGATTAATGCGATGTTGGGACTGAACTAG
- a CDS encoding AraC family transcriptional regulator: MNVAKHHERRIRNVCDFIDRHLDESLTLDQLSSVAASSKYHFHRIFKSFMGISTIQYVLFARLKRASFRLAFEPEYSVTDIALEAHFESLEAFSRAFSRHFEQTPSQFRKQPNWPYWRSKYEFNSPKSGEKIMDVKVVDFYETEVALIEHKGSPKLVYNTAAKFIDWRKSTGFSPVKTSDTFGVAYSDPSDTPEDEYRFDICGSHNGDVPENVFGVKRGIIPGGRCAVAVHKGNHDLIADTVSYLYREWLPKSGESLRDFPCFFQYLNLVHEVDECDLLTNIYLPIR; the protein is encoded by the coding sequence ATGAATGTAGCGAAACATCACGAGCGACGAATACGAAATGTGTGTGACTTCATTGATAGACATTTGGATGAGTCATTAACTTTGGATCAGCTGAGCTCAGTGGCGGCGAGTTCAAAGTACCACTTTCACCGGATCTTTAAGTCGTTTATGGGGATTAGCACTATTCAGTATGTGTTGTTTGCTCGGTTAAAGCGCGCTTCTTTTCGTTTAGCTTTTGAGCCCGAGTACAGTGTCACCGATATTGCATTGGAGGCTCACTTTGAGAGTCTTGAAGCATTCTCTCGAGCATTTTCGAGGCACTTTGAGCAGACACCTTCTCAATTTAGAAAACAACCAAACTGGCCATATTGGCGTTCAAAGTATGAGTTTAACTCACCAAAGAGTGGAGAAAAGATAATGGATGTGAAAGTCGTCGATTTTTACGAGACAGAGGTTGCACTGATTGAGCATAAAGGAAGCCCAAAGCTGGTTTACAATACTGCTGCTAAATTTATTGATTGGAGGAAGTCGACGGGTTTTTCTCCGGTAAAAACCAGTGACACATTTGGTGTGGCTTATTCTGACCCTTCAGATACCCCTGAAGATGAATATCGCTTTGATATTTGCGGAAGCCATAACGGGGATGTCCCAGAAAATGTCTTTGGTGTTAAGAGGGGGATCATTCCGGGCGGTCGTTGTGCTGTAGCTGTTCATAAGGGCAACCATGATTTAATCGCTGACACGGTCAGCTACTTATATCGTGAGTGGTTACCTAAGAGTGGCGAATCTTTGAGGGATTTTCCGTGCTTTTTCCAGTACCTTAATCTAGTCCATGAGGTGGATGAATGTGATTTGCTTACTAACATCTACCTGCCGATACGCTAG